The following nucleotide sequence is from Chloracidobacterium validum.
AAGCGCTGGGCGTGCGGCCGGAGCAAGCCCTGTTCATTGATGACGTTGAAGCAAATACAGCGGCGGCGCGACAGTTGGGGATGGTTGCTTTGCGCTTTACCGAGCTGCGAGAGCTGGCGCGGTCAATTGCTGCTTTCCCCAAACTGCCACAGCTCGACGTTTCTTAACCAACATGCGTGACCAACCTGATCTCGTTGACGAAGCTTCCGGTGTAGCGTGGCGCAACTGGCTGCACCGGAGCCTATTGCTGCTGGTGCTTGGATTGTTCGCTGCCGCGACGTGGCGTAAGTCGGGTGATCCCATTGTGGACTTCGGCTGTGAGCTGTACGTGCCGTGGCAGATTACCCAGGGGAAGCACCTGTATCGGGATATGGGATGGTTGGGTGGGCCACTGGCGCAGTATGCCAATGCCTTGGCTTTTGCCTTGTTTGGCGTTTCCCTGACCACGTTGATTTGGGTCAACCTCGTGCTCCTGGCACTGCTGACCGAACTCATCCGCAGCTACTTTGCGCGCTGCGTATCGCCGGCGGCCGGACTGGTCGCCGGGCTGTTGTTTCTCACGCTCTTCGGCTTTGGGCAGTACGCGCCGCTAGCAAATTACAACTACATTGCGCCATATCGGCACGAACCGATTCGGGGGATACTGCTGTCCATCGGCGCTTTGCACGGCGCTACACAAGCCTTGGCAGCGTGGACTGACCGACCCGACCGCGCCAACTGGTGGGCTGGACTGAGCGGACTGCTGTTCGGTGGCATCCTGCTGACCAAGCTTGAAATGGTCGTGGCGACCGGGGGGGCGCTGGCGGCCGGGTTCGTCATCGGGATCCGTCGTGCGCGCATCCAGCCGCCTGCCAAACGCAAAGACGCCTGGACGTTAGCACTATGGTTCATGCTGGGCGCGATGGCGTTGCCGGTTGGGTTTGTCGCCTACCTTTCGTTGCACATGCCAATGACCACCGCTTTGCGGGGGACGCTTGGCAATCTTGTCACGATTCTATCCACCAACCCGACGCAGCAAACATTTTACCGCCACGTGCTCGGCCTCGATGCCTGGGAGCAGCACGTCAACCACATCGCAACCGGCTGTGGCGTCGTTGGCGCGGCTGTGCTCGGTATCCTGGTTGCTGAACGCTGGATACCCCGTCGGTGGCACAGCGCACTTGGGCTGGGTGGGGCGCTCGTGATGGGGTGGCTATGCTACCAAGTCGTGCCCTGGGACTGGTTTGCCAATCCTTTCCCGGTATTGTTGGCGCTGACGGCAGCGGGTTTGGGTTACGCCTCGATGGTAGCGGAGCGCGAGTCCAAACATCGGCAATGGCTGTCGTTGTTGATGTGGAATGTGCTGGCATTGGGGCTGCTTGGGCGCTTGGGGCTGGCGGTGCGGCTCGGTCACTACGGCTTTGCGCTGGCGATGCCGGCCTTTTTGTTGCTGGCCGTCCTGGCACTTTTTGTCTTCCCTGACGTGATTCGCCGGCAGCATGCCGGAACCGGACAACTTATGAGCGGTGTAGCGACGGGTTTTCTGATAGCGTGCACCGTGGTGCACCTCCAAGTTGCCTTTCGCTATCACGAGAAAAAAACACAGGTCGTTGGGGCCGCGGGCGACTACCTGATGACCTATGCCGCACCGTGGTCGCCGGTGGGGCTGGCGCTATCCGAAGCCATCACGGAACTCAGCCACGAGCTGCCACCGCGCGCGACACTGCTCGTGATGCCGGAGGGCATCACGCTCAATTACTGGCTCCGCCGTGAGAACCCGACCACCTTTCTCGCGTTTGACCCGTACTACTTGACCGCCCGCGGAGGAGAGCCAGCGGTCATTGCCGAGCTGGAACGCCGTCCGCCAGATTTTATTGCCCTGACGCGGCGTGATATGCGCGAATACGGCGTCGGTTGGTTTGGCGAGGATCCAAACTATGGAAGGGACATCATGGTCTGGGTTTCACAGCGGTATGAAGTCGCCCGAATCTTTGGCGAATGGGAAGAGTTTGGCGTCGTCTTACTGAGACGGCGGGATGCAAGCCGGGGCTTGTAGAAGCAAAAACGCTTTGGTTGAACAATTGGAATCACAACATGACAGACCACCCTCGCTATGACGCCCTTCCGCCGGAACTTTTGGCAGCTCTGTTTCAAGACTTTGAGCTTCCGCTCCTGCTCATTGATTACGACACCCGGCGCGTCATCGCCGTCAACAACGCTTTTGTCCTGGTATCTGGTTACACGGCCGATCAGGTGGTCGGGCAAGAAACCAAGCAGTTTTCAATTTTTCCTTCCGACGACGAACGCGAACAAGTTTACACGCAGCTCAGTGCGCAAGGGCGCACTGCCATAACCCTGCTTGTTCGTCGTCCACGCGGTGACGTTGGCGAGATCTCCCTGCGCTTGACGCTGCTTGAAGTTGGCGGGCATCGCTACATCACCGCTCAGGTCGATGGCGTGACGGGGGTGGCCCCTGAGTCAAGGTCACAGATCGAACAATTGCGCGATGTTCTCGCCGTTGTTCCTGGCGTGATTTACCAGTACACCTTTGATGTGTCAGGTAAAGGGCGTTTTACCTACATCGGTGGAAGAAGTGATGAGTTGTTCGGTCTGTCGGCGGAAGTCATTGCCACCGATGAGCGCACTTTCTGGCGGCAAGTGCCATACGAACATCGCCTAAGGATAAGAGATACGTTTGCCCCGGTATTTGAAAGCCAGCGTCCCTGGGGTGAGGAATGTCCTTTTCGGCACGCGATCACTGGGGAGGAACGATGGCTACAAATCGTCGCCTTTCCCAGAGCTGCGCCGGATGGAGGAACGATTTGGACCGGCTTCTGCTCTGACATCACCGAAATCCACCGCCTACGGACTTCTCAGATGGAAGCGCAGGACTTGCTAGAAAAAGAACGGCTGCGAAAGAGCAAACTGGAGTCGCTCGGCACGTTGGCCGGTGGCATTGCGCATGACTTCAACAACTTGTTGGCGGTTTTGACCGGAAACATTGGCCTCATCAAGCACGAGTTATCACTCAGCCCGGCAAATCAACGCCGATTTGACGCCATCGAGCAGGCGACCGAGCGGGCAAAGTTGTTGGCCAAGCAGCTTGTGACCTTTGCCAAAGGTGGCGATCCAATTTTGGAAAGCGTTTCACCGGAGGTGTTTGTCATCGAGCCAATGCGCTACATCCTGGAAGGGCGGGGCGTGCAACTCCACTCTGAGCTGGCAAGTCCACTGTGGCTCGTGCGTGCCGATAAGGGACAACTGATGCAGGTTTTCCAGAACTTGGCCACAAATGCTGCCGATGCCATGCCACAGGGGGGGAGTGTGAGCGTGACACTCCAGAACTGCGCGCTCGGCGATCAGGAAGTGCCGGGCTTGGTGGCAGGCAGGTACGTTCGGATCAGTGTCACGGATACCGGCGTTGGGATTGCGCCAGAGCATGTGGCGCGGATTTTTGATCCCTATTTCACGACAAAATCCGGTGGGCATGGCCTGGGGCTATCCATCGGTTACTCGGTCGTCACGAAGCATGGCGGGCAAATTATTGTGAACTCGAAGGTCGGGGTTGGGACACGCTTTGATGTGTATCTACCGGCCAAACCGACAGCCGAAATTACCCTTGAAGCCTCACTACTGACGGAAGACGCTGCCGCCAAATTTCTCCAGCGCCGATTGCTGGTGATGGACGACGACGAGTTGATTCGAGACCTGCTCGGCGCGATGCTCGAGGCCTTTGGCTATGGGGTGGTCGTATCGCGCCATGGCGAGGAAGCCATCGAACGTTACCGGACGGCCCTGGAGAGCGGCCATCCATTTCTTGGCGTGATTCTCGACTTGCGGATTGCCAACGGCCTTGGCGGCCAGGAAACGCTGGAACGTCTGCGGCAGCTCAACCCAAATGTGACGGCGATTGTGTGCAGCGGCTACCACGATGACGGGGTCATGGCGAACTACCGTGAGCACGGGTTTGCTGCCAAGCTACCGAAGCCATTTGATGTAAAAGAGCTGGGACGGCTGCTCGAGCGGCTCTTTGGTTCGAGCGATGAGTGAGCAGGGGCGGATGAGTTTACGGGCGTGTCATATTCCCTTGACCAGTTGGGGGCGTTTTCCGGTCGCCACGGCGGAAGTGTTGCGCCCGGCTCGGCAGTCCGATTTGACGTGGCTGGTGGGTGAGCGAGTCTATCCATCGTTGATCGGGCGTGGCTACGGACGGAGCTACGGCGACGCGGCGCTCAACAGTCAGGGTGGCGTCGTGGAACAAACCTACCTGGACTGCATGCTGGCCTTTGACGAGACCACTGGCGTGCTGGTCGGTGAGGCGGGTTTGCGCCTCAAAGACATCCTCGAAGTCTTTGTCCCGCGCGGCTGGTTTTTGCCGGTAACACCTGGAACCAAATACATTAGCCTGGGGGGGGCGCTCGCCTGCGACATTCACGGGAAAAATCACCATGGCGATGGTTCGTTTTCCGGCCACGTTGAGTGGTTTGAGCTGCTCGCTGCCGACGGAAGTGTGCGCCGCTGTTCCCGGACAGAAAACCCCGACCTGTTCTGGGCGACGGCCGGCGGCATGGGGTTGACCGGACTGATCCTGACCGTAGCCCTGAAACTCCGTCGGATAGAGACCGCCTACATTGCCGTGGATTACGTTCGCACACGGGATTTGGACGAAACGCTGGAACGCTGCGAGGCCGAAGACGACCGTTATCGCTACGCCGTTTGCTGGATTGATTGCCTGGCAACGGGAAGAGCTTTGGGGCGGAGCGTGCTGATGCGCGGTGACCACCTCGCCAAAGCCGACTTGCCGGCGCACCGGCGCGCCCAGCCGTTGACTATCCCACGCAAACTTGAAGTAGCCGTGCCGTTTTCCTTTCCCAATGGCGTCATCAATCCGCTGACCGTCAAAGCCTTCAATACGGTGTTTTATCACAAGCATCCAAGGGCGAAGTCCGGCGTGGTCGTGGATTTTGATTCGTACTTCTACCCATTGGACGCCGTGTTGGAATGGAATCGGGTCTATGGTCGGCGTGGCTTCATTCAGTATCAGCCGGTGATTCCGCTCGAAACAAGCCGGGCCACGTTGATCAAGCTGCTCGAAGCGTTGAGCCAGGCCAAGATTGCTTCGTTCCTGGCCGTCCTCAAGCGCTTTGGCCCGCAGGAGGGGCTGCTTTCCTTTCCCATGCCGGGCTACACCCTGGCGCTGGACATCCCAGTGACGGATGCCCGGATGTTTGCTGTTCTGGATACGCTCGATGAGATTGTCGTCAACGCCGGTGGTCGGGTGTACCTGGGCAAGGATGCCCGGCTGAAACCACAACACTTGGCGGCGATGTATCCGCAGCTCCCGGTGTGGCAGCGAATCAAGCAAACGATAGACCCGGAAAATCTCTTTGCGTCCGACCTGTCCCGCCGGGTGGGCTTGACGCCGGTGGCGCGCCCCTGATGGTTCACCCGTCACGGCTTGTCTGGTCGGAACGGTCGGGCTTTTCCGGCGACGGCTTCGGCGTAAGCGCCATCCCGCACGTCACCTATGGCGATGGCGCGCTCGTAAGCCGCGATGGCTTCCGGTCGCCGGTCGGCCAAGTCGTAGAGCTTGCCGATGGCGACGTGGGCGCGGGACGCCAGCCATCGCTCGTCGGCTTGCGCTAACTTGGCCGCGCGTTCGTAAAGTTCGACGGCTAGCTCAAACCGTTCCTGGAGCGCCGCCAGCTTGTCGCTTTC
It contains:
- a CDS encoding glycosyltransferase family protein — encoded protein: MRDQPDLVDEASGVAWRNWLHRSLLLLVLGLFAAATWRKSGDPIVDFGCELYVPWQITQGKHLYRDMGWLGGPLAQYANALAFALFGVSLTTLIWVNLVLLALLTELIRSYFARCVSPAAGLVAGLLFLTLFGFGQYAPLANYNYIAPYRHEPIRGILLSIGALHGATQALAAWTDRPDRANWWAGLSGLLFGGILLTKLEMVVATGGALAAGFVIGIRRARIQPPAKRKDAWTLALWFMLGAMALPVGFVAYLSLHMPMTTALRGTLGNLVTILSTNPTQQTFYRHVLGLDAWEQHVNHIATGCGVVGAAVLGILVAERWIPRRWHSALGLGGALVMGWLCYQVVPWDWFANPFPVLLALTAAGLGYASMVAERESKHRQWLSLLMWNVLALGLLGRLGLAVRLGHYGFALAMPAFLLLAVLALFVFPDVIRRQHAGTGQLMSGVATGFLIACTVVHLQVAFRYHEKKTQVVGAAGDYLMTYAAPWSPVGLALSEAITELSHELPPRATLLVMPEGITLNYWLRRENPTTFLAFDPYYLTARGGEPAVIAELERRPPDFIALTRRDMREYGVGWFGEDPNYGRDIMVWVSQRYEVARIFGEWEEFGVVLLRRRDASRGL
- a CDS encoding hybrid sensor histidine kinase/response regulator, which produces MTDHPRYDALPPELLAALFQDFELPLLLIDYDTRRVIAVNNAFVLVSGYTADQVVGQETKQFSIFPSDDEREQVYTQLSAQGRTAITLLVRRPRGDVGEISLRLTLLEVGGHRYITAQVDGVTGVAPESRSQIEQLRDVLAVVPGVIYQYTFDVSGKGRFTYIGGRSDELFGLSAEVIATDERTFWRQVPYEHRLRIRDTFAPVFESQRPWGEECPFRHAITGEERWLQIVAFPRAAPDGGTIWTGFCSDITEIHRLRTSQMEAQDLLEKERLRKSKLESLGTLAGGIAHDFNNLLAVLTGNIGLIKHELSLSPANQRRFDAIEQATERAKLLAKQLVTFAKGGDPILESVSPEVFVIEPMRYILEGRGVQLHSELASPLWLVRADKGQLMQVFQNLATNAADAMPQGGSVSVTLQNCALGDQEVPGLVAGRYVRISVTDTGVGIAPEHVARIFDPYFTTKSGGHGLGLSIGYSVVTKHGGQIIVNSKVGVGTRFDVYLPAKPTAEITLEASLLTEDAAAKFLQRRLLVMDDDELIRDLLGAMLEAFGYGVVVSRHGEEAIERYRTALESGHPFLGVILDLRIANGLGGQETLERLRQLNPNVTAIVCSGYHDDGVMANYREHGFAAKLPKPFDVKELGRLLERLFGSSDE
- a CDS encoding FAD-binding protein, translating into MSLRACHIPLTSWGRFPVATAEVLRPARQSDLTWLVGERVYPSLIGRGYGRSYGDAALNSQGGVVEQTYLDCMLAFDETTGVLVGEAGLRLKDILEVFVPRGWFLPVTPGTKYISLGGALACDIHGKNHHGDGSFSGHVEWFELLAADGSVRRCSRTENPDLFWATAGGMGLTGLILTVALKLRRIETAYIAVDYVRTRDLDETLERCEAEDDRYRYAVCWIDCLATGRALGRSVLMRGDHLAKADLPAHRRAQPLTIPRKLEVAVPFSFPNGVINPLTVKAFNTVFYHKHPRAKSGVVVDFDSYFYPLDAVLEWNRVYGRRGFIQYQPVIPLETSRATLIKLLEALSQAKIASFLAVLKRFGPQEGLLSFPMPGYTLALDIPVTDARMFAVLDTLDEIVVNAGGRVYLGKDARLKPQHLAAMYPQLPVWQRIKQTIDPENLFASDLSRRVGLTPVARP